In Paludibaculum fermentans, the genomic stretch TGGCACGGCCCATGGTGGCGTTGGCGACGCGGAGGATGCCGGCGGCGGCTTCGGTTTCCGGGAGGCTCAACTGGACGGCGAGTTCCTGGATGGCCTGGCGGGCGCGCTCGGGCTGGAGGGTCATGGCTCCTCCGACGAGCTGATCGGCGGCGATGCGGCCCAGGACGACGTGGGCGTCGGTGGTGGTGGCGCGGGTTCCAGAGCCGTAGCAGGCGGGGCCGGGATCGGCTCCGGCGGATTCGGGGCCGACGCGGAGCAGGCCGCCGGAGTCGACATAGGCGATGGAGCCGCCTCCGGCGCCGACGGTGTGGATCTCGAGCATGGGCAGTTTGACGGGCAGGCCGTCGACGGAGGCTTCGAGGGTTTCGCGGGGGGCGCCGTCGCAAAGGGAGACGTCAGTGGAGGTGCCGCCCATGTCGAAGCCGAGGACTTTGCGGAAGCCGCTGGCGCGGGCGGTTTCGGCGGCTCCGGTGACGCCGCCGGCGGGTCCGGACAGGATGGTGCGGACGGCCTGGTCGCCGGCTTCGCCGACGGTGATGGAGCCGCCGTTGGATTGCACGATCCAGACGCGGTGGTGGGTGGCGCGGCCGAGTTGGGAGAGGTAGTTGCGCATCAACGGGCCGACGTAGGCGTTGAGGGCGGTGGTGGAGGCGCGTTCGAACTCGCGGAACTCGGGGCAGATGCGATGGGAGATGGAGAGGTAGAACTCGTCGCCCAGAGCTTCAGCCACGGCCTGTTCATTGGCGGGGGTCCGGTAGGAGTGCAGGAAGCCGACGGAAACGCTTTCGACGCCCGCGCGGCGGAGCTTGCCGCGCAGTGTGGCTAAACCCGAAGGTACGGATTCGATGGAGCCGTCGGCGAGGGTGCGCTCCTTCACTCCGAAGCAGAGTTCGGGCGGGATGAGCAGGCGTTTGGGGCCGGGCGTGAGGTTGTAGAGCTGGGCTCGGTTCTGGCGTCCGATTTCGAGCAGATCCTCGAAGCCGGCGGTGGTGAGGAAGGCGGTGCGGGCGCCCTTGCGCTCGAGCAGGGCGTTGGTGGCGACGGTGGAGCCGTGGATGACGTCGCAGGGTTCGGGGTTGGCGATGCGGGCGAGTC encodes the following:
- a CDS encoding hydantoinase/oxoprolinase family protein, whose product is MRIGIDAGGTFTDFVVLHDGGRMETFKLRSNPKAPHEVILAGLARIANPEPCDVIHGSTVATNALLERKGARTAFLTTAGFEDLLEIGRQNRAQLYNLTPGPKRLLIPPELCFGVKERTLADGSIESVPSGLATLRGKLRRAGVESVSVGFLHSYRTPANEQAVAEALGDEFYLSISHRICPEFREFERASTTALNAYVGPLMRNYLSQLGRATHHRVWIVQSNGGSITVGEAGDQAVRTILSGPAGGVTGAAETARASGFRKVLGFDMGGTSTDVSLCDGAPRETLEASVDGLPVKLPMLEIHTVGAGGGSIAYVDSGGLLRVGPESAGADPGPACYGSGTRATTTDAHVVLGRIAADQLVGGAMTLQPERARQAIQELAVQLSLPETEAAAGILRVANATMGRAIRVVSIERGYDPRDFALLAFGGCGGLHACELAEDLGIHTVLVPALAGALSALGMLLADRIRDYSAGALGLANPDQAFQHLEQQAQAEMPGAQLERFADLRYLGQSYELTVPWNAKSPARPFHALHKKTYGYSNPQREIEIVTLRVRARIAVRKPRLLDKTPADATPPQTRRFYAGGKWVRGPVYNRAQLSQEPVSGPALVVDYGSTTLIPPGWNVRRDPTGMLVVERHQPV